From Paenibacillus graminis:
TACATAACGAGGCTACGCCGTAACGCGAAGATCTTCGTACCATTTCATGCACCAATGTAACCAATATTCTGGCTCCGCTTGCACCGACAGGATGTCCAATCGCGATTGCGCCGCCATTGACATTCACCTTCTCCGGGTTGACCCCAAGCTCTTTTATTACCGCTAATGCTTGTGCAGCGAAGGCTTCATTAATCTCAAATAGATCAATGGAATTGAGGGAGATTCCCTGATCTTTAAGCAGTGACGAAATAGCTCTCACCGGACCCATCCCCATATATGCAGGGTCAACGCCAACCAGTGAATAACCCCTGATATAGGCCAATGGTTGTACCGCATGTTCCTTGCATTTGTCTTCCGACATCACAAGTACAGCCGCCGCTCCATCATTGATCCCCGAAGCATTTCCGGCAGTAACCGATCCATTTTCCTTAAATACAGGTTTTAAATTAGAAAGTTTTTCTTTGCTTGTATCCCCTCTTACATGTTCATCCTCCGAGAACCAAATATCTGCTTTTTTGATTTTGGTCCTAACGGGAACAATCTGTTCTGCAAAGACCTGCTTTTGTTTTGCCTCTTTGGCCTTGACCTGGCTTCCATAGGCAAATTCATCCTGCTCAAGCCTTGAAATGTTATATTTCTCGGCAATATTTTCTGCGGTAATTCCCATGTGATATTTATTG
This genomic window contains:
- a CDS encoding acetyl-CoA C-acetyltransferase; translated protein: MKKVALVSPLRTAVGSFNNGLSTLSATELGANVMSACLQQSQLEPALIDQIYLGNVLQAGTGQNPARQAALKAGIPIDVPASTINTVCGSGLHAVALAYNSILAEQGSILLAGGMESMSNAPYLLRNARNGYKLGNGELIDSVVADGLTCPINKYHMGITAENIAEKYNISRLEQDEFAYGSQVKAKEAKQKQVFAEQIVPVRTKIKKADIWFSEDEHVRGDTSKEKLSNLKPVFKENGSVTAGNASGINDGAAAVLVMSEDKCKEHAVQPLAYIRGYSLVGVDPAYMGMGPVRAISSLLKDQGISLNSIDLFEINEAFAAQALAVIKELGVNPEKVNVNGGAIAIGHPVGASGARILVTLVHEMVRRSSRYGVASLCIGTGMGIAMLVENALI